The following DNA comes from Deinococcus betulae.
GGCGGCAATCTCCATGCCTGCGGCGCCCAGTTCCGCAGCCGCTGCTGCTTCAGGCAGGCTATTCAGCGCGTCAACGGCTTCCTTCGTGTCCGCTGCGGCGCCTGCCATGCCACTGACCTGTCCACCGAAACCGCCACCCGTTGAACTGAACAGACCCAAGCCTGTTCCTGGGCCAATGCCGAAGTCAGCGGACAGGTTGACGCTCTGGAGGCCACGCTGAGCCTGTTGACCCAGCAGCCGGCCCGCATACAGGGCCTCGTCGCCTTTTGACCGCACGCCGTCCACAAACCCGTCTGCGGCCCAGCTACCCACTCGGCGCAAGACCCGGCTGGGGCTGTGGATATCAAGCGCCTCTTTGACGCCCCTCTCCAGAGCTTCGCCCGTCTCGCGTCCTTCCTTCTTCACCTCGTCCTGACGGATACGCAGACCTTCACTCAGGCCGTCACTAGCCGCGCGGCCCACGTCGGCGCCAGCGTCCCGCATCTCAGTCTGAGCGGCACGGTATTGCTGGTAAATCATGCCCAGCTGCTCGGCCAGTTGTCCGAAGGGGCCCAGGTTCCCGAGAGCCGACAACACGCCCTGATGCACGCCAGCAGAGAAGCTGCCAGGCGTATTTTGTCCACTCGCCTGGTCCATCGTCCGTTGGGCAGCGGCGGCCACCTGGGTCAGCCGGCGATAGGCATCAGAGGTTTTGTCCACGGCCTGCGCCTGGATGAGCGCCTGGCTGTGGATGCGGCGCTGAGCCTCGATGATCTCGTCATCACTCAGCTGCCGGGCCTGCCAGAGGTTGCGGTACGCGCGGGTCTGCTGGTCAAGAGCATTGACGCTGGCCATGGAACGCTGCTTCTCGTCACGGGCCGCCTGGGTGGCCAGCTGCGCCGTCAGCCGCAGCTGGGCCTGCTGTTCCCGGATGCGCGCGGTGCGTTCCGCCGCAGCGGCGGCCTCCGCTCTCCCTGCCGCTGTCTGGGCACGGTGGGCCGCGATCACCGTCGCATTCTGTTCCTGCAAGGCGCGCATGCTGGCCTGGTACTGGGCGCCCAGCAGCCGGGCGTTCTGGGTCTGCTGGGCCGTCTGCTGCCGGTTCAGGTCACCCACCTGGGCCAGGTCACGCTTGACACGGTCTAGGGAGTTCAGGGACTCGCGGGCGTCCACGATGATCTTGACGCCGGTTTCGCGCTCCACGAACTGCCGGTACTTGGCCAGCTGCGTGTGCACGTCACCCAGGTCGAGAACGGGCGTGAGGACCAGATCACCAAGAGAGGTCTGGGTCATAAGGGTGCCTCCGAAGGGGAATGAAAAACCGCCCACGGGGGGCGGTAGGAAGGTGTGATTGCAGGGAAAGACAATACTCCCGACTCTGGCTGGAGACGTTGCTTCAGTGACTTCAGAGTTACTTCTAGTCTCTCTTGAACAGATCCTTTACTTTCCTAAGTGCCTCAGGAATATCAAGCTGGAGAGGACCTATATCGTAGGCTTTCACCTTAACTACACCTCCAATAACGTCTTCCGTTTCCTCCTCCTGAATCCTAAGTGATTCCGCGAGGATGTTCCCAGACTGTGTTGAATTTGCCAGCGCCTTAGCCTGATCAGCCATAATCTCGCTCTGTCTAGCGATCATTTCACCTTGCTGGCCGATCAGGTTCTGTTGACCTGTGAGCGTTATTCGAGCAGCTCTTAGCTCTAAATTCCTTGCATTGTTCTCAACCTGTAGAGACATAATTTGCGACTGGTAGCCTGCGATCACAGCTTGCGTCCTACTTTCCGCAAGAGACAATGAGCCTTGAGCGGGACTGCGGTTCTCTGAGAGGCTCAGATAAATAGAGAGGGCTTCGTTGATTTTAGAAAGGCCGATGTCCTTGTTTTCTGGAACGACGGAAAACAGAGTTTTGCCATCATGGTGGCTCAATTCTAAATCAACGTTTTCACCAGCATCTTTTAGAAATTGACCAAAATACATCAGATATTGCTCACAAGCAAATTTTAGATGCGGGGGAAAATCAAATTCAAGGCTAATCAGACCCTCTGATTTCTCGCTACTCAATAGATCGATCGTATCTTTAATTAACTGTTTTGTGATGCTCATACTCTCTTCGATTACCTCTCTAACCTGTGCCTCCAATTTCCAAATAATCGGGATGCTATCTAACTCAATGCCCTCTAATGATTCTTCTAACTCAAAATATTCCCAGTACATTTTAGTAATACCGTCTAGAAACTCTCTTGGGCTAAAGTTCATTGTCCAATCATCATATTTCAAATTCAATGTATAAGATGCCGTACCGCTACCCGAATCAACGACTAATCGATTATCCTCTACTAGAGAAGAATTGAGACTAGCAGAACTTTCAGAAATCATAATAATAATTCCAGATAGATCTGCTAAGGAGATATCTTTCAATGGTTCAAGCATCATCAAAGAGCCGGCCATAATATAGGTATCTGTTGCTAAAATTTCTTTACCATCGTCATCTTTAATTAAATGCTTACGCTCTCCGATTTTGAAATCAAATTCTTCCTCAGATATGTGTTCATCATCGATGAAAAGACGAATGCTGCCTTCCTCTCGCAAAATCTTGCACCGTGGAGCTTGAGCAGGTTCAGTGTTCACCTCTGCAGCTTATCCCCCCGCCACAGCAATCCCTTCCCAGATCTTGAGCAGGGGCCGCCCGTCTCTGGCCGCTGCCCACTGCGTCAGATGGCTTTCACAGACTTAGCAGAGCTTGAGTCCATCTTCAATGAGGCGACCGACGCTCCCTTCGCCCCGATACGCGGCGCTGAACTCGTACCATCCCTGTGCCTTGGCCTGGCCCAGAGCGGTGCCGTTGAGCGCGTAGACGTTCGTGCTGTTGGCTTGAGCGAGGGTAATGGCCTGATCTGGCTGGCAGGTCAAGGTGCCACTACTGAACTGGAAGGGCCAATCTGCGTACTCTGTGGCGGTTACAGGCCGACTGTGCGGGTCACCACCACCTCTGAGCTGCGTTAGAACACCGAAGAACACGATGATGCCGACGCACCAGAGCAATGCTTGACCACACCCCATGCCACGACCCTTGCTTTGGGACCGCTGCTGCGCTTGCACCTGCGCTCGGTACGCTTCTTCTGCCTCGATACGAGCCTTCGTTTCAGCGTCCAACTCTGGGCGTTGAGTCATACTTCGCAGCTTAAACCGCTACCTCTGCGGGGGTCATCTCAAAATCCGCTTGGCCTCATCTGGCAGCCGCTGGCAAGCTAATGCACGCAACTGCGCACCAAGATTCATATCTTTAGCGCCGAGCAATACAGCTACTCTCCGCACATCAGTGACGGTCAGGCCGGCACTCAGTGCCTTCTGCGCTTCCATGCAAATAATCCGTTCCTGTTCGGCTGGGTCCAGCATGCTGCGCCTCCTGAGATGAGTTCAACGAAGACACCGCCCACTGGGTCAGGGGCGGTGTCAACCAACGGTTGTCAATTTAAGGGAGCATCATCCAGACCTGTTGCCCAGTCGGGCTTCTCGGGTCGCTGGCGCACCTCGCCTGCTTCAATGGGGGCATACAGCATTTCGTAATCGATCCTCTCCCGCCACATCCCCTCCCGCGCCTGATCGGCCGCCGCATAGTCTTTGACCTTCAGTGCCGAGATAAGCGCCTCCATGTGCGGTCTGCTCCGCTCCAGATGGGCTTCATACGAGTCCACCGGCAACTTGCCCGACTTGTAAGGGCTGTACATCTTGAGCCGCTGAGACTTCCCCAGGATTTGCTGACAGGCGCGCAGCGTACACATGTAGATGGGCGGGTGAGGCTGCGCCGCCGCGTAGGCTTCCAAGCTCTCGGGTTTGATCAGCACCTGCCCGTCTTCGTTCAGAGAAGCCAGTTTGCCAGTCTTCGCAAGCCGCCGGATGCTTTGCTCACTCATCATGATCTCGGCGGCGGCCTGCTTGACCGTCAGGAGTTCAAGGCTGTCCATGACTTAGTTTAGGGCGGCCCGTTCGGCGTCCACTGTCTGGGCCTGCACTTCCGCTCGGCGCGCCGCGTCCTGCATTCGCCGGATGAGTTGCTGCCACCGCGCCGCAAAGTCCCCATTCCACTCTTCGGCGTTGTAGCGACTGGTGAGCACCTTCATGTAGAGGTCGTCATTTAGGGCGTCTTCCATCTCGGTCAGCAGGCCTTCCATCTTGATACAG
Coding sequences within:
- a CDS encoding DUF2511 domain-containing protein: MTQRPELDAETKARIEAEEAYRAQVQAQQRSQSKGRGMGCGQALLWCVGIIVFFGVLTQLRGGGDPHSRPVTATEYADWPFQFSSGTLTCQPDQAITLAQANSTNVYALNGTALGQAKAQGWYEFSAAYRGEGSVGRLIEDGLKLC
- a CDS encoding helix-turn-helix domain-containing protein, which produces MDSLELLTVKQAAAEIMMSEQSIRRLAKTGKLASLNEDGQVLIKPESLEAYAAAQPHPPIYMCTLRACQQILGKSQRLKMYSPYKSGKLPVDSYEAHLERSRPHMEALISALKVKDYAAADQAREGMWRERIDYEMLYAPIEAGEVRQRPEKPDWATGLDDAPLN